The Pseudomonadota bacterium genome has a segment encoding these proteins:
- a CDS encoding glutathione S-transferase N-terminal domain-containing protein translates to MKLYNAPTSPFGRKAAIVAREHGIKLDEETTNPFESDQLARINPLKLIPVLVLDDGAVLLESHLICEYLDSIGTGPTLYPEANRWLWRTRMMIGHGLAEASVQLRLQQVLPDGEQSATLKTRYAERMARAVAALDGQADALAEGEMRMDKICAVMGIGHMEFRHGGDWRGDAPNLAAWYDDAMARPSFAATDPN, encoded by the coding sequence ATGAAGCTTTACAATGCACCGACTTCGCCGTTTGGGCGCAAGGCGGCGATCGTCGCGCGCGAGCACGGCATCAAACTCGACGAAGAAACCACCAATCCGTTCGAATCGGATCAGTTGGCGCGGATTAATCCGCTGAAGCTCATACCCGTGCTCGTGCTGGATGACGGCGCGGTTCTGCTTGAGAGCCATTTGATATGCGAATATCTCGATTCCATCGGCACCGGCCCGACACTCTATCCTGAAGCCAACCGCTGGCTGTGGCGCACGCGCATGATGATCGGTCATGGCCTGGCCGAGGCCAGCGTGCAGCTTCGTCTGCAACAGGTGCTACCCGATGGTGAGCAGAGCGCGACGCTGAAGACGCGCTATGCGGAGCGCATGGCGCGCGCTGTAGCGGCGCTTGATGGCCAGGCCGACGCGTTGGCCGAAGGCGAGATGCGGATGGATAAGATTTGTGCGGTCATGGGCATCGGCCATATGGAATTTCGCCATGGTGGAGATTGGCGCGGTGACGCTCCCAATCTCGCCGCCTGGTACGACGATGCGATGGCACGCCCAAGCTTTGCCGCGACCGACCCGAATTAA
- a CDS encoding DUF1491 family protein: MEARIKTGLLVQAGIRFCEGKLITAMLRRRGDADAGALFVKVNRLDGSAALFARVTSFSGGTEWQRSSGEDWLPDADIEKRLQSEIRFDPDLWIVEVENPGGENPFEELT, translated from the coding sequence ATGGAAGCACGCATAAAAACCGGCCTGTTGGTGCAGGCGGGAATCCGTTTTTGCGAAGGCAAGCTGATCACCGCCATGCTGCGCCGGCGCGGTGACGCCGATGCCGGCGCGCTGTTCGTGAAAGTAAACCGCCTAGACGGCAGTGCCGCACTCTTCGCCCGCGTCACGTCGTTTTCCGGCGGCACCGAATGGCAGCGTTCAAGCGGCGAGGATTGGCTGCCCGACGCCGACATCGAAAAACGCCTGCAATCGGAAATCCGCTTTGATCCGGACCTCTGGATCGTTGAGGTGGAAAATCCGGGTGGCGAGAATCCGTTCGAAGAACTAACTTAG
- a CDS encoding class I SAM-dependent methyltransferase → MTNQQDNSNTDAALNSAMAETLAHYNSSPESFWQGTRDHDVSQNINALLNAIEGEAPFAILDFGCGPGRDLKRFVELGHNPVGLDGSGEFAAMAGAHSGCEVLQQNFIALNLPPTRFDGVFANASLFHVPSAALPQVLADLFATLKPGGVLFASNPRGDNQEGMERGRYGCFHDFESWGAYVSGAGFTEIDHYYRPAGLPRERQPWLATVWRKP, encoded by the coding sequence ATGACAAACCAACAGGACAACAGCAATACTGACGCCGCGCTGAACAGCGCGATGGCGGAGACGCTGGCGCATTACAACAGCTCGCCGGAATCCTTTTGGCAGGGCACGCGCGACCATGATGTGAGCCAGAATATCAACGCCCTGCTCAACGCCATCGAGGGCGAGGCGCCGTTCGCCATTTTGGATTTTGGCTGCGGGCCGGGGCGCGATTTAAAGCGCTTCGTCGAGCTCGGGCACAATCCCGTCGGGCTCGACGGCTCAGGCGAATTCGCCGCCATGGCGGGCGCCCATTCGGGCTGCGAGGTCCTGCAACAAAATTTCATCGCCCTCAACCTGCCGCCAACGCGCTTCGACGGCGTGTTCGCCAATGCCTCGCTGTTTCATGTACCGAGCGCTGCGCTGCCACAGGTTTTGGCCGACTTGTTTGCCACGCTAAAGCCGGGCGGCGTGCTGTTTGCGTCCAATCCGCGCGGCGACAACCAGGAAGGCATGGAGCGCGGCCGCTATGGCTGTTTCCATGATTTCGAAAGCTGGGGTGCTTATGTCTCAGGCGCCGGCTTCACGGAGATCGACCATTATTACCGCCCGGCCGGCCTGCCGCGCGAACGCCAGCCCTGGCTGGCGACCGTCTGGCGCAAACCTTAG